The following are from one region of the Thiovulum sp. ES genome:
- a CDS encoding prophage antirepressor (PFAM: BRO family, N-terminal domain), whose amino-acid sequence MQLIENHFNDFKVRIILMDGKEYFIAKDIAKILGYSDTDKAIRQHCKKSFSIGDFFNSDKMAGLDFPKDLGNNFKNFQLIPESDVWRLINKSRLPEAEKIEEWITEEVLPEIRKTGSYSVQKVEVEKFTPQTILEIVETGIQILTKFRELNPAEQIELDTFHKNKNGESLLEKFGKN is encoded by the coding sequence GTGCAACTTATTGAAAATCATTTTAACGATTTTAAGGTGAGAATTATCTTAATGGACGGAAAAGAGTATTTTATTGCAAAAGATATTGCTAAAATATTAGGATATTCTGACACTGATAAAGCAATCCGACAACACTGTAAAAAATCATTTTCTATTGGAGATTTTTTTAACTCCGACAAAATGGCGGGGTTAGATTTTCCAAAAGATTTAGGAAACAACTTTAAGAATTTTCAACTTATTCCGGAGTCTGATGTTTGGAGATTAATTAACAAATCTCGACTTCCTGAAGCTGAAAAAATCGAAGAGTGGATCACGGAAGAAGTTCTTCCAGAAATTCGGAAAACTGGTTCTTACTCTGTGCAAAAAGTTGAAGTTGAAAAATTCACTCCACAAACAATTTTAGAAATTGTTGAAACTGGAATCCAAATCTTGACAAAATTCCGTGAATTAAATCCAGCTGAACAGATTGAACTTGACACTTTTCACAAAAACAAAAATGGTGAATCTCTTTTGGAAAAATTTGGAAAGAATT